The following proteins are co-located in the Triticum aestivum cultivar Chinese Spring chromosome 1A, IWGSC CS RefSeq v2.1, whole genome shotgun sequence genome:
- the LOC123059800 gene encoding gamma-gliadin — protein MKTFIIFVLLSMPMSIVIAARHLNPSDQELQSPQQQFLKKQSYPLQPYPHQPYSQQQQFPIPQQYSPHQPQQPFPQPQQPTLLQPQQQFPQQPQRPQQPFPQQPEQIITQQPQQPFPLQPQQPFPLQPQQRFPQQPEQKISQEPQQPFSLQPQQPFSRPQQPFPQQPGQIIPQQPQQPLPLQPQQPSQYYKLLAELQVKKKSYLQNFHQMKIIRLLLKRISGRYTAFGPLPMLKVISVIIVGFCGSRKIVLAGEVYNNHVCQQFAADKGPRQVLLVQILLGSDGPDVSLVAVDIISESTCITRA, from the exons ATGAAGACCTTCATCATATTCGTCCTCCTTTCCATGCCTATGAGCATCGTCATTGCTGCTAGGCATCTCAACCCTAGCGACCAAGAGTTGCAGTCACCACAACAACAATTTCTGAAAAAACAATCATATCCGCTGCAACCATATCCACATCAACCATATTCACAACAACAACAATTTCCCATACCCCAACAATATTCCCCCCATCAACCACAACAACCATTTCCCCAACCCCAACAACCAACCCTCCTAC AACCACAACAACAATTCCCGCAGCAACCCCAGAGACCACAACAACCATTCCCCCAGCAACCAGAACAAATAATTACGCAGCAACCGCAACAACCATTTCCCTT GCAACCGCAACAACCATTCCCCCTGCAACCGCAACAACGATTTCCCCAACAACCAGAACAAAAAATTTCCCAGGAACCCCAACAACCATTCTCTCTGCAGCCACAACAACCATTTTCCCGGCCCCAACAACCATTTCCCCAGCAACCAGGACAAATAATTCCCCAGCAACCCCAACAACCACTCCCCCTGCAACCGCAACAACC ATCGCAGTATTACAAGTTACTTGCAGAACTTCAGGTCAAAAAAAAAAGTTACTTGCAGAACTTCCATCAGATGAAGATCATTCGCCTG CTTCTAAAGAGGATATCAGGGAGGTACACGGCCTTCGGCCCTTTGCCGATGCTCAAGGTGATCTCCGTCATCATCGTCGGGTTCTGTGGCTCAAGGAAGATTGTGCTTGCTGGAGAGGTGTATAACAACCACGTTTGCCAGCAATTCGCTGCGGACAAGGGCCCGAGACAAGTACTACTCGTCCAGATACTCCTGGGGTCTGATGGCCCTGATGTGAGCTTGGTTGCCGTGGATATCATATCAGAGAGCACTTGCATAACAAGAG CTTGA